The Calypte anna isolate BGI_N300 chromosome 2, bCalAnn1_v1.p, whole genome shotgun sequence genome includes a window with the following:
- the MLH1 gene encoding DNA mismatch repair protein Mlh1 isoform X7, translating into MPSITRASAFQLKSKVTMCLMLEPYQMPQRWTTLGQFLEMLLADRLVESAALRKAIETVYAAYLPKSTHPFLYLSLEIAPQNVDVNVHPTKHEVHFLHEDSILERVQQHVESKLLGSNSSRMYFTQTLLPGADCSSSEVVKSAANSSAATKGTSDKVYAHQMVRTDSREQKLEAFLQPMNNPLSTSPTEVTTEVNAGPPGGVVRPQDAEMEDVSDVVEMVQEDTVVPAGLSESGRVSPETVPPRKRPREDVDIEMEKDDTRKDLTAACTPRRRIINLTSVLTLQEEISNHAHANLQEMLRDHSFVGCVSPQWALVQYQTKLYLLNTTKLSQELFYQILIYDFANFGVLRLSEPAPLYELSMLALEDPESGWTEEDGPKEGLAEYIVEFLKKKTEMLKDYFSLEIDEEGNLIGLPLLIDNYVPPLEGLPMFILRMATEVNWDEEKECFETLSKELAMFYSIRKQYIIDEANPTNSQSEGSDSGSTTWKWTVEHVLYKSFRTHLLPPKHFTEDGNILQLANLPDLYKVFERC; encoded by the exons ATGCCATCCATAACTCGGGCATCAGCTTTTCAGTTAAAAAG CAAGGTGACAATGTGTCTGATGTTAGAACCTTATCAAATGCCTCAACGGTGGACAACATTAGGTCAatttttggaaatgctgttaGCAG aTCGACTGGTGGAGTCGGCTGCTTTGCGGAAAGCCATAGAAACTGTGTATGCTGCTTACTTGCCAAAGAGTACACATCCATTCCTGTACTTAAG CCTGGAAATAGCCCCCCAGAATGTTGATGTGAATGTGCACCCTACAAAACATGAGGTCCATTTCCTTCACGAAGACAGTATCCTAGAGCGTGTGCAACAACACGTGGAGAGCAAGTTACTGGGCTCCAATTCTTCCAGGATGTACTTCACTCAG ACATTGCTTCCAGGGGCTGATTGCTCTTCCAGTGAGGTTGTGAAATCAGCAGCAAACTCTTCTGCAGCTACCAAAGGAACCAGTGATAAGGTTTATGCGCATCAGATGGTCCGCACCGATTCCCGAGAGCAGAAACTGGAAGCTTTTCTTCAGCCAATGAACAACCCCTTAAGTACAAGCCCTACTGAAGTGACCACAGAGGTTAATGCAGGACCTCCGGGGGGGGTGGTCAGGCCACAAGATGCTGAAATGGAAGATGTCAGTGATGTGGTTGAAATGGTTCAGGAGGACACGGTGGTTCCTGCGGGGCTGAGTGAGAGTGGACGTGTATCCCCTGAGACAGTGCCACCTCG AAAGAGACCGCGGGAAGACGTGGacatagaaatggaaaaagatgaCACAAGAAAGGACCTgactgctgcctgcacccctAGAAGAAGAATTATCAACTTGACCAGTGTATTGACTCTCCAGGAGGAAATCAGTAACCATGCACATGCAA ATCTTCAGGAGATGCTACGTGATCACTCATTTGTTGGCTGTGTCAGTCCTCAGTGGGCTCTGGTCCAGTATCAGACAAAACTGTATCTTCTCAATACAACAAAGCTCAG CCAAGAACTCTTCTACCAAATACTTATTTATGACTTTGCAAACTTTGGAGTCTTAAGGTTGTCT GAGCCAGCTCCTTTATATGAGCTTTCAATGCTTGCTTTAGAGGATCCTGAAAGTGGCTGGACAGAAGAAGATGGCCCAAAAGAAGGGCTTGCTGAGTACATTGTGGagtttctgaaaaagaagactgaaatgctgaaagattatttttctctggaaatcgATGAG GAAGGAAACCTCATTGGGTTACCACTGCTCATAGACAACTATGTTCCCCCACTGGAAGGACTGCCCATGTTTATCCTTCGCATGGCCACAGAG GTCAACTGGGATGAAGAAAAAGAGTGTTTTGAAACCCTAAGTAAAGAATTAGCCATGTTCTACTCCATTAGGAAGCAATATATCATAGATGAAGCCAACCCAACAAACTCTCAG agtgaAGGTTCTGATTCTGGTTCGACAACTTGGAAATGGACTGTGGAACACGTACTTTACAAATCTTTTAGGACTCATCTCTTACCTCCTAAGCATTTCACAGAAGATGGCAACATTCTGCAGCTTGCAAACCTGCCTGACCTCTATAAAGTTTTTGAGAGATGTTGA
- the MLH1 gene encoding DNA mismatch repair protein Mlh1 isoform X3 produces MAGVIRRLDEAVVNRIAAGEVIQRPANAIKEMIENCLDAKSTSIQVVVKEGGLKLIQVQDNGCGIRKEDLDIVCERFTTSKLQKFEDLASISTYGFRGEALASISHVAHVTVTTKTADAKCAYRATYRDGKIKAAPKPCAGNQGTQITVEDLFYNVNTRRKALKNPSEEYAKILEVVGRYAIHNSGISFSVKKQGDNVSDVRTLSNASTVDNIRSIFGNAVSRELIEVGCEDTNLAFKMKGYITNANYSVKKCIFLLFINHRLVESAALRKAIETVYAAYLPKSTHPFLYLSLEIAPQNVDVNVHPTKHEVHFLHEDSILERVQQHVESKLLGSNSSRMYFTQTLLPGADCSSSEVVKSAANSSAATKGTSDKVYAHQMVRTDSREQKLEAFLQPMNNPLSTSPTEVTTEVNAGPPGGVVRPQDAEMEDVSDVVEMVQEDTVVPAGLSESGRVSPETVPPRKRPREDVDIEMEKDDTRKDLTAACTPRRRIINLTSVLTLQEEISNHAHANLQEMLRDHSFVGCVSPQWALVQYQTKLYLLNTTKLSQELFYQILIYDFANFGVLRLSEPAPLYELSMLALEDPESGWTEEDGPKEGLAEYIVEFLKKKTEMLKDYFSLEIDEQQHCLAGRKPHWVTTAHRQLCSPTGRTAHVYPSHGHRGKSS; encoded by the exons ATGGCCGGTGTGATCCGGAGGCTGGATGAAGCCGTAGTGAACCGCATCGCCGCCGGCGAAGTGATCCAGAGGCCGGCCAACGCCATCAAGGAGATGATCGAGAACTG TTTGGATGCTAAGTCTACGAGTATCCAGGTAGTCGTTAAAGAAGGTGGTCTGAAACTCATCCAGGTCCAAGATAATGGCTGTGGTATCAGA AAAGAAGATTTGGACATTGTGTGTGAGAGATTTACTACAAGCAAACTGCAAAAATTTGAAGACTTGGCTAGTATTTCTACATATGGTTTTAGGGGTGAG GCATTGGCTAGCATCAGTCATGTTGCCCATGTTACAGTAACAACTAAAACAGCTGATGCAAAATGTGCATACAG AGCCACTTACCGTGatggaaaaattaaagctgCTCCAAAACCCTGTGCTGGAAACCAAGGAACTCAGATCACA gttGAAGATCTCTTTTACAATGTAAATACAAGgaggaaagctttaaaaaatccAAGTGAAGAATATGCAAAAATACTAGAAGTTGTTGGCAG GTATGCCATCCATAACTCGGGCATCAGCTTTTCAGTTAAAAAG CAAGGTGACAATGTGTCTGATGTTAGAACCTTATCAAATGCCTCAACGGTGGACAACATTAGGTCAatttttggaaatgctgttaGCAG GGAACTGATAGAAGTGGGTTGTGAAGATACAAATCTGGCCTTTAAAATGAAGGGCTACATCACTAATGCAAACTACTCTGTGaagaaatgtatatttttactCTTCATAAACC aTCGACTGGTGGAGTCGGCTGCTTTGCGGAAAGCCATAGAAACTGTGTATGCTGCTTACTTGCCAAAGAGTACACATCCATTCCTGTACTTAAG CCTGGAAATAGCCCCCCAGAATGTTGATGTGAATGTGCACCCTACAAAACATGAGGTCCATTTCCTTCACGAAGACAGTATCCTAGAGCGTGTGCAACAACACGTGGAGAGCAAGTTACTGGGCTCCAATTCTTCCAGGATGTACTTCACTCAG ACATTGCTTCCAGGGGCTGATTGCTCTTCCAGTGAGGTTGTGAAATCAGCAGCAAACTCTTCTGCAGCTACCAAAGGAACCAGTGATAAGGTTTATGCGCATCAGATGGTCCGCACCGATTCCCGAGAGCAGAAACTGGAAGCTTTTCTTCAGCCAATGAACAACCCCTTAAGTACAAGCCCTACTGAAGTGACCACAGAGGTTAATGCAGGACCTCCGGGGGGGGTGGTCAGGCCACAAGATGCTGAAATGGAAGATGTCAGTGATGTGGTTGAAATGGTTCAGGAGGACACGGTGGTTCCTGCGGGGCTGAGTGAGAGTGGACGTGTATCCCCTGAGACAGTGCCACCTCG AAAGAGACCGCGGGAAGACGTGGacatagaaatggaaaaagatgaCACAAGAAAGGACCTgactgctgcctgcacccctAGAAGAAGAATTATCAACTTGACCAGTGTATTGACTCTCCAGGAGGAAATCAGTAACCATGCACATGCAA ATCTTCAGGAGATGCTACGTGATCACTCATTTGTTGGCTGTGTCAGTCCTCAGTGGGCTCTGGTCCAGTATCAGACAAAACTGTATCTTCTCAATACAACAAAGCTCAG CCAAGAACTCTTCTACCAAATACTTATTTATGACTTTGCAAACTTTGGAGTCTTAAGGTTGTCT GAGCCAGCTCCTTTATATGAGCTTTCAATGCTTGCTTTAGAGGATCCTGAAAGTGGCTGGACAGAAGAAGATGGCCCAAAAGAAGGGCTTGCTGAGTACATTGTGGagtttctgaaaaagaagactgaaatgctgaaagattatttttctctggaaatcgATGAG cagcagcattgcCTTGCAGGAAGGAAACCTCATTGGGTTACCACTGCTCATAGACAACTATGTTCCCCCACTGGAAGGACTGCCCATGTTTATCCTTCGCATGGCCACAGAGGTAAATCCTCTTAA